From Prionailurus viverrinus isolate Anna chromosome B2, UM_Priviv_1.0, whole genome shotgun sequence, the proteins below share one genomic window:
- the LOC125165588 gene encoding olfactory receptor 2B11-like, which produces MNPGNASIPKFFILLGFSDHPWLEKPLFIMVLVAYICTLVGNISIIVVSKVDPHLDSPMYFFLSNLSFLDLCFTTTTIPQLLVNLWGPDKSISYGGCVAQFYVFHFLGATECIILVVMSLDRYIAICKPLRYPAIMHQRLCVFLVSVAWISGLTNSLLQASLTVQLPLCGNNKVDDFLCEIPVMIKMSCVDTAFNVTMLSVVGTFFTLVPLSLILVSYGFIVTTVLRIRSSMGKKKAFNTCGSHVIVVSLFYGPVICMYVQPSGTNSQDKNKLMALFYSLLTPMLNPFIYTLRNKDMKGAIRRLLLPLSYQGRE; this is translated from the coding sequence ATGAATCCGGGCAATGCAAGCATTCCAAAGTTCTTCATCCTATTGGGTTTCTCTGACCATCCCTGGTTGGAAAAGCCACTCTTCATAATGGTGCTTGTGGCTTACATCTGCACACTAGTGGGAAACATCTCCATTATTGTTGTGTCCAAGGTGGATCCTCATCTTGACAGCCCtatgtacttcttcctttccaacctcTCCTTTCTGGACCTGTGTTTTACCACAACCACCATCCCTCAGCTGCTGGTGAACCTCTGGGGCCCAGATAAGTCCATCAGCTATGGAGGCTGTGTGGCCCAGTTCTATGTGTTTCACTTCCTGGGGGCCACGGAATGCATCATCTTGGTGGTCATGTCCTTGGATCGGTACATAGCCATCTGCAAGCCCTTGAGGTACCCAGCTATCATGCATCagagactctgtgtcttcctagTGTCTGTGGCATGGATAAGTGGTTTGACTAACTCCTTGCTTCAGGCATCTCTCACTGTCCAACTGCCACTTTGTGGTAACAACAAGGTGGATGACTTCCTGTGTGAGATTCCAGTGATGATCAAGATGTCCTGTGTCGACACTGCTTTCAATGTAACTATGCTCTCTGTTGTGGGTACATTCTTTACCCTGGTCCCCTTGTCTCTTATCCTTGTCTCCTATGGGTTCATTGTAACTACAGTGCTCAGAATTCGTTCATCAATGGGAAAGAAGAAGGCCTTCAACACCTGTGGCTCCCATGTTATTGTCGTCTCTCTCTTCTACGGGCCAGtaatatgcatgtatgtgcaaCCTTCTGGTACTAACTCCCAGGACAAGAACAAACTCATGGCCCTGTTCTACAGTCTGCTGACTCCTATGCTTAACCCTTTTATTTATACTTTGAGGAACAAGGACATGAAAGGGGCAATAAGGAGACTTCTCCTCCCATTGAGCTATCAGGGAAGAGAATAA